The nucleotide sequence GTGGTGATTTCCAGCGTCAGTTCCTGGTCGGCAAGTTCGGGAATGGCCGCGCCGTAGTGCCGCTTGACCTTTTCCGCTTCTTCCATCGGAATCTTGAGAATCTGCGCGAGGTCGGCGGTCACGTGGTCGCCGCCGATGGGAATGCTCGCCGAGTGGGCGAGGTTGCCGCGCTTGAACACCCCGATGTCGGTGGTGCCGCCGCCCATGTCCACCACGACGGTGGTCTGGTTCTGCTCGCTCTGGTCGAGCGTCGCCAGCCCCGAGGCGAGCGAGTGCAGCACGAAGCCCTCGATCTGCAGTCCCGCTTCCTGTACGCAGCGGCGCAGGTTGAGCAGGGGACCAGCCGACCCGGCGACGATGTGCACGTCCACCTCAAGGCGCACGCCGTGCATCCCCACCGGGTTCTTGATGCCCTCCTGACCGTCCACCACGTATTCCTGAGGAATGGTGTGCAGGACTTCCAGGCTGGGGTCGAGCGGCACGGCGCGGGCGTTCTCGATGGCGCGTTCCACGTCGGGCGGACTGATTTCCTGCTGACGGCGAATGGCGGCGAGGCCGTGGCTGGTCATGGCCTTGGTGTGGTTGCCGCCTACACTGACGAAGACGTTCCAGGCCCGCACCCCGCTGACGCGCTCGGCGGCGTGAAGCGACTGCTTGATGGCCTGGGTCGCCCGTTCCAGATTGACGACGCTGCCGCGCTTCATGCCCTCGCTCGGCACGCTGCCCTCACCGATGATGTCGATGGTCCCGTCGGGCGCGACCTCGCCGATCACGGTGGTGATCTTGGTGGTACCGATGTCCAGGCCCACGATGATGCTGTTTTCTCTCATTCCTGGACGCTCACCCCCCAGGGGTAAATATGGATTTTCTTATTTGGATACATGCCGATACTCCCAGCATACTTGACGAAGGTTTTCAGGTCGCCGCCCCACGCCGTCCCAGTGGCGGTCTGCGCACTCAGGCCCGACGGGGTATACGTCACCGATTGCACAGTGTAGCGCGACAGGGCGCGGGTCAGCCGCAGGGCCTCGGTCAGCCGCTCGGGACCCCAGCCGCTGATGACCGGCAGCGCCGCCACGTTGCCCGGCGTCACCCCAGGCCCCACCGGAAGCGCGGTGCCGTCCTCGGCGAGCAGCAGCGGCGGCTTGCCGGGGCGGTTCCAGCGGGCCAGGGGACGGCGCTCGTTCACCTGAATGCGGACAGTGTCGGGAAACTGCCGGACGACTTCCGCCGACGCGACCCAGGGCGAGTCGAGCAGCCCCTTCGCCTTCCAGCGCCCGTAGTACAGCCAGCCGAAAGGGGCTTCCCCCACCGGCAGCCCGGCCAGGCGCCGCACCTGCTCCGCCGTGAGGCGGGTATTGCCGCTCACCACCACCTGACGCACCGGCACCTGCGTCCAGCTCAGGTAGAGCAGCCCGGCGAGCAGCGCCGCGCCCAGCACCCACCATCCCGGCTTGAGGGCGCGGCGGGGGCGGCGCGGAGAGGGGCGCGCGGGCACCGGCGGCGGCTTCGTGGCGGGAGCGGCGCCGGGGGGCGGCACGTCGGCTCCCCTGGCCCCCGGCGCGGCCCCAGCCGCAGCAGAGGCCGGTTCCGGGCGAGACACCGGCGGCTCCTGACCGGCCGGGCGCGGCGCGGAAAAGTCGTTCAGGTCGAAGTCCAGACGTGGGGGGCGCGGCGAACGGGCGTCGGCGGGCGGCGGGGGGGCGGGGCGCGGGTCGTCCTTCACGGGCAGGCCCTCATCGGTCGGTTCACGCCGACATTGTGCCGCAGAGAACAGAGAAAAGGGAGGGCACCTGTCCGGGCCGCTCCCTCTCACTGCTCCGCTGCGTTGCGTTGACGCCTTCAGCTGCCGAGGTGTTCGGGCCACAGCTCGTATTCGAGTTCGAGCGGCACACCCACCCGCTCGCGGATGAGGTCGAGCAGCGCGTGAACGTCAGATGCCGTCGCTCCGCCGAGGTTGACGATGAAGTTGCCGTGCTCGGGTGCAATCCGGGCGTTGCCGACCTGGGTGCCCTTCAGCCCCGCCTCGTCGATCAGTTTGCCTGCGCTCACACCGCCGGGGTTTTTGAAGGCGCAGCCGGGCGTCTTGTTCTTGGGCTGGCCTTTGCGGGCCTGGTCGGCCTGGTCCATCTTTTCCAGCACCGCTTCGGGGGTGGAGGGCCGCAGCTTCAGGCGCACCCGCGTGACGATGTGGTTACGCGGAATCCCGCTCTGACGGTAGCCCCAATCGAGATCATCCGGCGTGACCTGCCGCACCCCGTCCGGCGTGGCGATTTCGATGGTGTGCAGCCCGTCGAACATCTCGCCGAAGCGGGTGCCTGCGTTCATCCACACCGAGCCGCCCACCTGTCCGGGGATGCCCACCGTGCCTTCCAGTCCGCTCCAGCCGAGCTTTTGCAGCGCGCGGAGCAGGCCGGGCAGCGGCGCGCCCCCGCCGACCCAGCCGGTCACGATGAGGTCAGGCGTGGACAGCGCGGGGTCGGGCGTCAGGTCGCGCTCGGCCAGCGGCCCGCTGAGGCGGATGACCCGCTCGGGCACGCCCGCATCCGAAACGACGAGGTTGCTGCCGCCGCCGAGGATGCGGTAAGGGGCCTCCATCGCCTCGGCGAGCTGCTCGTGGGTCTCCACGAACCACACTTCGGACTCGCCGCCCACACCCAGGGTGGTGTAGCGGGCCAGCGGCTGTCTCTCCACCCGCGCTCCGGTGCGGCTCATGCTCCTTCCCCCACGACCTCTTCGGCGATGCGGTACACGTCGCCCGCGCCCATCGTCACGATGATGTCGCCGGGCCGCGCCGACTCGCGCAGCTCGCGCACGACGGCGGCGCGGTCGGGGCAGTAGCGCACGTTGGTATGTCCCCCCTGCGCCATGCGCCCAGTAATCAGGGTCGCGTGAATGCCCTCGATAGGGGTTTCGGACGCGGCGGCGATATCGAGCACCAGCACCTCGTCGGCGTCCATCAGCGCGTCGGCGAGGCGGGGCCAGCTCTGCTGGGTGCGCAGGTAACGGTGGGGCTGAAACACCACACGGACCCGGCGCCCGGTCTGCCGCGCCGCCTGCACCGCCGAGGCCACCTTGGTCGCGTTGTGGGCGTAATCGTCCACCACCAGGGCGCCGCCGCGCTCGCCCTTGATTTCCCAGCGGCGACCGGGGCCGTGAAAGTCGGCCAGGGCCTGAGCTGCACGGGCAAAGTCGCCGCCGTAGAGGTGCGTGACCGCCAGCGCCGCCAGTCCGTTGAGGACATTGTGGGTGCCGGGCAGACTCACGCGGGCCTCGCCCAGCCGCTCGCCCCGGTACGCCACATCGAAGGTGGTGCCGCTCTCGTCGGGGCGCACCTGCACGGCGCGGTAGTCGGCGCCCTCGCTCTGGCCGTAGGTCAGCGTTTCCCTGGCGCCTGCACACAGCGCGTCCAGTCCTTCCCAGTCGGCGCAGTACAGCACCCGGCCCGACTGCGCCACGAAGCGGGCGAAGGCGGCGTGCTGCTCCTCCACCGTCGCCCAGTAGGTCGCCAGATCGCCGCCCACGTGGTCGTCCTCGGCGTTGGTAAAGACGGCGGTTTCGCAGCCGAGCAGCGCAAAGCCCCGGTCGGACTCGTCCACCTCGGCCACGAAGGGACCGCTGCCGGTGCGGGCGTTGCCGCCGAACTCGGGCACGTTGCCGCCCACGAAGGCGGAGGGGTCCAGGCCCGCGCCGTACATCGCCACCGCAATCATGCTGGTGGTCGTGGTCTTGCCGTGCGTGCCGATGACGCCCACGCCGGGGCCGCCCGCGAGCAGTTCACCGAGCAGCGCCATGCGGGGACGCACCACCACGCCCGCCGCCCGCGCCGCGACGAGTTCGGGGTGCGACTTGGGCACCGCTTCGGACGCGACGAGCACGTCGATGGGGCCGAAAGGCTGCGCGGTGACGTGGCTGGCGTCGTGGCCCGCCGCGACGGGAATTCCCTGGGCTTCCAGGCCCGCCGTCTGGGCGCCGAGACTCTGGTCGCAACCGCTGACCCGGTGGCCCCGCGCCGCGAGCAGCCGCGCAAAGGCACTCATGCCGATGCCGCCGATGCCGAGCAGGTGGTAATGGAGAGAGGACGAGGAGGAAGCCGGTTCAGAAAGGGGGGCAGAGTCAGTCATGGGAGGTAGGGGAAGCCCGGCGCAGATGCACCTCGATGAGGTCGGCGAAGCGGGCGGCGGCGCCGGGTCGGGCGCGTTTCTGGGCGGCGTCGCGCATGGCGCTGCGCTTGCCCGGTGCGGCACACTCTAACACCACCTTTTCCAGAGTCCCTTCCAAGTCCTTCTGCTCCACCACCCGGCCCGCCCCGGCTCTCTCCACCGCCACCGCGTTGTGGTACTGGTGGTTTTCGGCCGACTCGGGCAGCGGCACCATAATCAGCGGCACGCCGTGAAAGGCCGCTTCGGCCAGGGTGCCGGTTCCGGCGCGGGTGATGGCAAGGTCCGCCGCCGACCACGCCGCCACCGCGTCCACGTAGCCGGTGACGTGGTACCAGGGCAGGTTCTCCACCTTGGGCTGCACCGATTCCAGCCAGCGCGGGCCGGTCGCGTGGATGACCTGCACCTCGCGGCTGCGCTCGTTTTCGATGAGGTGCGGGCCGCGCAGGTCGAGGTCGATGGGCGGCACCCCATCGCCCTTGCCGCGCAGCTTGCCGACCTTGCCGAACAGCCGCCACAGGATGCCCGGCACCCGCTCGTTGAGGAACAGCGACCCCTGCGAGCCGCCCATCACCATCACGGTGACCGGGCCGTCGCGCAGGCCGAGCGTGGCCAGGGCCTCGGCGCGGGGCAGACGGTCCTCGCGCACCGGCATGCCGACCAGGGTGGCCTTGCGGGAGTCGAGGCCGATGACCTGTTCGTAGGCGGTGCCCACGGCCTGCGCCCGGCGCACGGCGAGGCGCTGCGTGAGGCCCAGCCGGGCGTTTTGCTCGTGCAGGACGGTAGGAATCCCGAGGCTCTGCGCCGCGAGCACACCAGGCAGGCTGGCGAAGCCGCCGTAGCCCACCACCGCCGCCGGGGTCAGGCCCGCCAGGGTGCGCCGCGCCTGCGCGAGGCCCTGCGCCGCCCTGAGCAGTTGCCGGGGGTCGGGGCGGCCCTGCCCGCTGCGGGCGAGTTTGCCCGCGTCCACGCCGTAGAAGGTCAGCCCCTCGCGCTCGGCGATGCGCTCTTCCATGCCGCCCTTTTGACCCATCAACGCTACGTCGTAGCCGCGCTCCCGAAGCTCGTGTGCGGTGGCGACGGCGGGGTAAATGTGTCCACCCGTCCCCCCTGTTGCCATGACCACCAGACTCATCGGGAGTGAGTGTAGCAGCGGGGGACGCAGAGCAGAGGGCGGATAGCGGATAGCTCAGAGCCATCTGCCATCCACCCTCTGCTCTCTGTCCTCAGTCGAACAGGTCGCCCAGCGTGCGCCCGAGGCCGCCGCTGTGCCCGCTGTCGCCGCCGCCGAGCATGCCCGCGTCGAACTCCTCGTAGGGCTGCACGACCACGAAGCCGTCACCCTGGAAGACCATCTGGTAGCTTTCGCCGCCGCCGCGCCCGAAGATGGAGCGCAGGCTGGTGTCCATCACGAGTTGCGGCTGCAAGTTGCCGCTCCAGGCGATGGTGGCGTTGGGGTCAGTGAAAATCGGCTCGTGCGGGGTCACACGCAGGGTCAGCGGCTTGCCGTGGCTGAGGACGGCGACCATGCCGTGCCCCTGCACCCGCACGCTGAACAGCCCGCCCGCCGCCATGCCCGCCACCCGGCGCTGCATGGTGATGTCGTACTGCACGCTGTCTTCGAAGGCGAGCAGGTCGTTGCCGTTGACGTTCAGGCTCTCGCCCGCGAGGCGCAGAATCTGGATTTCCTTGCCCTGGTCGGCGAGGTACGCCACGCCCCAGCCCTCGATTTTGGCGAGCGGCGACATTTCCTGGCTGACCGCCCGCTTGAGGGCCTTCATCAGGCCGCCTTCCAGGGTGCCTTCGCGCTTGAAGGAAAGCTGGCCCTTGTAGGCCACCATCGCGCCGAGTTTGCTCCAGACGCGGCCGTTGACCTTGACTTCGAGCATCTTGCTCGATTCGAGTTCGAAGACCTCGCCGGGGTTGTCGCGCTCGGCGGTCTGGGCCAGAAAGTCACGCAGGGAGTAGGTGCCGTCACTGCCGGGTTGCATGTTGGCGGGGTGCATGTTGGTCATTTCGGAAAAGCATACGGGAGCGGGCGGCAAAAGGTTCCCGGCCATCCCCACCGC is from Deinococcus wulumuqiensis R12 and encodes:
- a CDS encoding AIM24 family protein, producing MTNMHPANMQPGSDGTYSLRDFLAQTAERDNPGEVFELESSKMLEVKVNGRVWSKLGAMVAYKGQLSFKREGTLEGGLMKALKRAVSQEMSPLAKIEGWGVAYLADQGKEIQILRLAGESLNVNGNDLLAFEDSVQYDITMQRRVAGMAAGGLFSVRVQGHGMVAVLSHGKPLTLRVTPHEPIFTDPNATIAWSGNLQPQLVMDTSLRSIFGRGGGESYQMVFQGDGFVVVQPYEEFDAGMLGGGDSGHSGGLGRTLGDLFD
- the murC gene encoding UDP-N-acetylmuramate--L-alanine ligase, translated to MTDSAPLSEPASSSSSLHYHLLGIGGIGMSAFARLLAARGHRVSGCDQSLGAQTAGLEAQGIPVAAGHDASHVTAQPFGPIDVLVASEAVPKSHPELVAARAAGVVVRPRMALLGELLAGGPGVGVIGTHGKTTTTSMIAVAMYGAGLDPSAFVGGNVPEFGGNARTGSGPFVAEVDESDRGFALLGCETAVFTNAEDDHVGGDLATYWATVEEQHAAFARFVAQSGRVLYCADWEGLDALCAGARETLTYGQSEGADYRAVQVRPDESGTTFDVAYRGERLGEARVSLPGTHNVLNGLAALAVTHLYGGDFARAAQALADFHGPGRRWEIKGERGGALVVDDYAHNATKVASAVQAARQTGRRVRVVFQPHRYLRTQQSWPRLADALMDADEVLVLDIAAASETPIEGIHATLITGRMAQGGHTNVRYCPDRAAVVRELRESARPGDIIVTMGAGDVYRIAEEVVGEGA
- the ftsA gene encoding cell division protein FtsA encodes the protein MRENSIIVGLDIGTTKITTVIGEVAPDGTIDIIGEGSVPSEGMKRGSVVNLERATQAIKQSLHAAERVSGVRAWNVFVSVGGNHTKAMTSHGLAAIRRQQEISPPDVERAIENARAVPLDPSLEVLHTIPQEYVVDGQEGIKNPVGMHGVRLEVDVHIVAGSAGPLLNLRRCVQEAGLQIEGFVLHSLASGLATLDQSEQNQTTVVVDMGGGTTDIGVFKRGNLAHSASIPIGGDHVTADLAQILKIPMEEAEKVKRHYGAAIPELADQELTLEITTASGATHAISAYELSRVIRPRVSEIYGLIRDEIDQALGPVELVAQSVVLTGGGAQLPGAVDLARERFRLPTRLGRPRGIHGLSDIVGDPAHACSVGMVLYGITQDGRVPSGLDDSDPAAYAEYPGRHDQGYPQGGSPVPGYLTAPTGGVHGGGAPVSLSGSPQGASGAYPASGYVIGQPQGQYPATPGYQGSAYPGAGHQGPAGPVGGQLVGGQVVGGQVVGVDPHAQVLVDGQPQKPPSGPKVSLMDKVKALFRDWF
- a CDS encoding cell division protein FtsQ/DivIB, translated to MKDDPRPAPPPPADARSPRPPRLDFDLNDFSAPRPAGQEPPVSRPEPASAAAGAAPGARGADVPPPGAAPATKPPPVPARPSPRRPRRALKPGWWVLGAALLAGLLYLSWTQVPVRQVVVSGNTRLTAEQVRRLAGLPVGEAPFGWLYYGRWKAKGLLDSPWVASAEVVRQFPDTVRIQVNERRPLARWNRPGKPPLLLAEDGTALPVGPGVTPGNVAALPVISGWGPERLTEALRLTRALSRYTVQSVTYTPSGLSAQTATGTAWGGDLKTFVKYAGSIGMYPNKKIHIYPWGVSVQE
- a CDS encoding UDP-N-acetylmuramate dehydrogenase, translated to MSRTGARVERQPLARYTTLGVGGESEVWFVETHEQLAEAMEAPYRILGGGSNLVVSDAGVPERVIRLSGPLAERDLTPDPALSTPDLIVTGWVGGGAPLPGLLRALQKLGWSGLEGTVGIPGQVGGSVWMNAGTRFGEMFDGLHTIEIATPDGVRQVTPDDLDWGYRQSGIPRNHIVTRVRLKLRPSTPEAVLEKMDQADQARKGQPKNKTPGCAFKNPGGVSAGKLIDEAGLKGTQVGNARIAPEHGNFIVNLGGATASDVHALLDLIRERVGVPLELEYELWPEHLGS
- the murG gene encoding undecaprenyldiphospho-muramoylpentapeptide beta-N-acetylglucosaminyltransferase codes for the protein MSLVVMATGGTGGHIYPAVATAHELRERGYDVALMGQKGGMEERIAEREGLTFYGVDAGKLARSGQGRPDPRQLLRAAQGLAQARRTLAGLTPAAVVGYGGFASLPGVLAAQSLGIPTVLHEQNARLGLTQRLAVRRAQAVGTAYEQVIGLDSRKATLVGMPVREDRLPRAEALATLGLRDGPVTVMVMGGSQGSLFLNERVPGILWRLFGKVGKLRGKGDGVPPIDLDLRGPHLIENERSREVQVIHATGPRWLESVQPKVENLPWYHVTGYVDAVAAWSAADLAITRAGTGTLAEAAFHGVPLIMVPLPESAENHQYHNAVAVERAGAGRVVEQKDLEGTLEKVVLECAAPGKRSAMRDAAQKRARPGAAARFADLIEVHLRRASPTSHD